One genomic window of Mus musculus strain C57BL/6J chromosome 4, GRCm38.p6 C57BL/6J includes the following:
- the Tmem69 gene encoding transmembrane protein 69 → MLHFIQKVSGASSKMLKNPFTVRLGAGRIDILSLKTCLLQNFSSLPPRTWLSPSFQVCMRKIQCYHVSPCNFKKQKAVLPPKKRSTITYLLDSPKPALYITLAGLIPFTAPPLLMVITKSYIPVLAFTQMAYGAGFLAFLGGIRWGFVLPESSPAKPDYINLASSMSPILFSWAAILFSERLNEAIVTLIIGLGIALHNELFLLPHYPNWFKALRIVSTLVAFISFVVTLILENIYPEKGPKRPD, encoded by the exons ATGCTACACTTCATCCAGAAAGTTTCTGGAGCATCTTCAAAG ATGCTGAAGAACCCTTTTACAGTGAGACTTGGAGCTGGCAGAATAGACATACTTTCTCTCAAGACATGTCTACTGCAGAACTTTTCCTCTTTGCCTCCAAGAACTTGGCTTTCCCCATCATTTCAAGTGTGTATGAGGAAGATACAATGCTATCATGTGTCACCATGCAACTTTAAAAAGCAGAAGGCAGTCCTTCCTCCAAAGAAACGAAGCACCATCACTTACCTACTCGATAGCCCAAAGCCAGCTTTATATATAACTCTGGCGGGGTTAATCCCCTTTACTGCTCCCCCACTTCTCATGGTAATAACAAAGTCTTATATCCCCGTCCTAGCTTTCACTCAGATGGCTTATGGAGCCGGTTTCCTAGCTTTCTTGGGAGGGATCAGATGGGGTTTTGTTCTGCCAGAAAGTAGTCCAGCCAAACCAGACTACATTAATTTAGCTAGCAGTATGAGTCCTATTCTGTTTTCATGGGCAGCCATCCTATTTTCTGAAAGACTCAATGAAGCCATAGTCACATTAATAATAGGTTTAGGGATAGCATTACACAATGAACTTTTCCTCTTACCACATTATCCCAACTGGTTCAAAGCCTTAAGGATTGTAAGTACTTTAGTGGCTTTTATCTCATTTGTAGTCACTTTaatacttgaaaatatttatcCAGAAAAAGGGCCCAAGAGACCCGattaa